Proteins encoded together in one Plutella xylostella chromosome 17, ilPluXylo3.1, whole genome shotgun sequence window:
- the LOC125489797 gene encoding uncharacterized protein LOC125489797, with protein MYHDSIRIATGLRASNKRVTKLTGRIICSVYYTGERVCDYPRYKILTVMSFFGNISVFDHKSGEWSIFKGRLTQFFKINDVKVANKSAVLITHLSDETYRLLRNLVYPKDIDGLSYDDLVQVLDAHFKPKQCSFADKAKFYGATRNPGESLGEWAARLRGLASFCNFGTALESTLLDRFVLGLGMGPERDRLFEQDSSDLTFAKALEIAERAECAREAKALVTNGAGVVIQQEPVYRVASERGGAPRRPPPRAAPAAAAPGDQRDQHVSRCSVCGLKNHSELKCRFKSFKCQKCGVKGHLRKMCKLRVNNIETEENDSTCEDCKECSLFNMRYENYEPITLPVKINNEQYCMEIDSGSGISVMSHSFYSENFEGNNLKPMLN; from the coding sequence ATGTACCATGATAGCATAAGAATTGCGACTGGCCTGCGAGCCAGTAATAAACGAGTTACCAAGTTAACCGGTCGTATCATTTGCTCCGTCTATTACACTGGCGAACGAGTGTGTGATTACCCgcgttataaaatattaacagtTATGTCTTTTTTTGGAAATATTTCGGTTTTCGACCATAAATCCGGCGAGTGGTCGATATTTAAAGGTCGATTAACgcagtttttcaaaataaatgatGTAAAAGTTGCAAATAAAAGTGCAGTGTTGATAACGCACCTATCGGATGAAACCTACAGGTTATTACGTAACCTAGTTTATCCAAAGGACATAGACGGTTTGAGTTACGACGACCTAGTTCAAGTACTCGATGCTCATTTTAAACCCAAGCAGTGCTCATTCGCGGATAAGGCCAAGTTCTACGGGGCCACAAGGAACCCAGGTGAATCCCTCGGAGAATGGGCGGCACGTCTCAGGGGCCTAGCGAGCTTCTGTAACTTCGGTACCGCCCTGGAGTCAACGCTTCTGGATCGCTTCGTTCTCGGACTGGGAATGGGGCCAGAACGTGATAGGCTCTTCGAGCAAGATTCATCGGACTTGACGTTCGCGAAGGCGCTGGAGATCGCGGAACGGGCAGAGTGTGCTAGAGAGGCAAAGGCGTTGGTGACCAATGGAGCCGGCGTGGTGATCCAGCAGGAGCCGGTATACCGCGTGGCGAGCGAGCGCGGGggcgcgccccgccgcccgccgccgcgcgccgcccctgccgccgccgcccccgggGACCAGCGTGACCAACATGTCTCTCGATGTTCTGTGTGTGGGTTGAAAAACCATAGTGAACTAAAGTGCCGATTTAAGTCATTTAAGTGCCAAAAATGTGGAGTGAAAGGTCACTTGCGTAAAATGTGCAAATTACGGGTAAATAACATAGAAACCGAGGAGAATGATTCTACCTGTGAGGACTGTAAGGAATGCAGCTTATTTAACATGAGGTATGAGAATTATGAACCTATAACTTTacctgttaaaataaataatgaacaaTATTGCATGGAAATAGATTCTGGTTCTGGTATTTCGGTCATGTCACATAGTTTTTACAGTGAAAACTTTGAGGGAAATAACTTAAAACCCATGCTCAATTAG